A DNA window from Kitasatospora atroaurantiaca contains the following coding sequences:
- a CDS encoding MFS transporter, translated as MQESPQTASKAPAAERCRRDRAESVLAAVFLINSTGTALFLSVSTLYFTRVVGFSAARLGLGLSLAALLGLAAAVPAGAAVDRLGAGRMLILAHIWRAVAFCAYLLVHSFAAFVVTAALIAVADRAAPPASQALLAELVPASRRVSVLARLRVWENVGFTVGLAGSALAVWQGSVSAYRVLILGNAASFLIVAVLVATLSGSAVPERRPQGAFAALRTLAGSDRPYLYLTALNGVLALNASLFAIGVPLWILTWTPLPRWCVPAVMLLNTVLVVLCQVRAARGADTLRSHGRLLLRSGAALGLALVLLGLSQGASTLVCALLLLVSVAVLTFGEMWHSVGGWGVSLELAPEQARGRYLAVFGLGIGAQEVVGPAVAALLVAQGRAGLIVAAAVLLAAGAGADAVVRALPERAAPTPVEAAAESG; from the coding sequence ATGCAGGAATCCCCGCAGACGGCATCGAAAGCGCCAGCCGCCGAACGATGTCGTCGCGACAGAGCTGAATCCGTTCTCGCGGCGGTATTCCTGATCAACTCCACGGGTACCGCGCTGTTTCTCTCGGTCTCCACCCTGTATTTCACCCGTGTCGTGGGATTCTCCGCCGCCCGGCTGGGGCTCGGGCTGTCGCTGGCCGCCCTGCTGGGGCTCGCCGCTGCCGTCCCCGCCGGCGCCGCGGTCGACCGGCTCGGCGCCGGCCGGATGCTGATACTGGCGCACATCTGGCGGGCCGTCGCCTTCTGCGCCTATCTGCTGGTGCACTCCTTCGCCGCCTTCGTGGTGACGGCAGCGCTGATCGCCGTCGCTGACCGCGCGGCGCCGCCTGCCAGCCAGGCCCTGCTCGCCGAACTGGTCCCGGCCTCACGCCGGGTGAGCGTCCTGGCCCGGCTGCGGGTCTGGGAGAACGTCGGGTTCACGGTCGGGCTCGCGGGCTCCGCGCTGGCCGTCTGGCAGGGCTCCGTCTCGGCGTACCGGGTGCTCATCCTCGGCAACGCCGCCTCGTTCCTGATCGTGGCCGTCCTGGTGGCCACCCTGTCCGGCAGCGCGGTACCCGAGCGCCGGCCCCAGGGGGCCTTCGCGGCCCTGCGCACACTGGCGGGCTCGGACCGGCCGTACCTCTATCTGACCGCGCTTAACGGGGTGTTGGCGCTCAACGCGTCGCTGTTCGCGATCGGCGTCCCGCTGTGGATCCTCACCTGGACGCCGCTGCCCCGCTGGTGTGTGCCGGCCGTCATGCTGCTCAACACGGTGCTGGTGGTGCTCTGTCAGGTGAGAGCCGCGCGCGGGGCGGACACCCTGCGCAGCCACGGACGGCTCCTGCTGCGCTCGGGGGCCGCGCTCGGACTGGCGCTCGTGCTCCTAGGGCTGTCCCAGGGCGCGTCCACCCTGGTCTGCGCGCTGCTGCTGCTGGTCTCGGTGGCCGTGCTCACCTTCGGCGAGATGTGGCACTCGGTGGGTGGCTGGGGGGTCTCGCTGGAGCTCGCGCCGGAGCAGGCGCGGGGCCGCTACCTGGCGGTGTTCGGCCTCGGGATCGGCGCGCAGGAGGTGGTCGGCCCGGCTGTGGCCGCTCTGCTGGTGGCGCAGGGCCGAGCGGGGCTGATCGTCGCGGCCGCCGTGCTGCTCGCTGCCGGGGCCGGTGCCGACGCGGTGGTGCGCGCTCTGCCCGAACGGGCCGCACCCACCCCGGTCGAGGCTGCCGCCGAGAGCGGCTGA
- a CDS encoding nucleotidyltransferase domain-containing protein, giving the protein MLDAREREAKLALARRAARDLARREGVESVYLSGSLVAGLGTSLSDVDVFLIAENEGSARPEQLMVDGQRIDVEVRTPADLDELVRMFSTVSGTRRSQDALFKADQRFDDVVRLLYSESVQAGPAYTAASAALGGQRDRIRRAILAFRQLRCINASEDAAGFLRDGETEGALLVTHAMLLEAIELYLAGCGDLYLGPKWIWQKLARSGGGLVPQERLRALLHHVPEDPRRQAEFVRARLRAVQALMLAALVRGWDTPDAADWPHWGTDEAQVHRNHEWLPLRMDDGTFLIYIDERQLKASTDALTLWGACDGSRPMAEVAAEYAAAQGLAPDAEAKEAVDTADYLAAQVRKGLLLEPAAEG; this is encoded by the coding sequence ATGCTTGACGCACGAGAGCGCGAGGCCAAGCTCGCCCTGGCCCGCCGGGCCGCCCGTGACCTCGCCCGGCGCGAGGGCGTGGAGTCCGTCTACCTGAGCGGCAGCCTGGTCGCCGGCCTCGGCACCTCGCTCTCCGACGTGGACGTCTTCCTGATCGCGGAGAACGAGGGCTCGGCACGCCCCGAGCAGCTCATGGTGGACGGCCAGCGGATCGACGTCGAGGTCCGCACCCCGGCCGATCTGGACGAGCTGGTGCGGATGTTCAGTACCGTCAGCGGGACCAGACGCTCCCAGGATGCGCTCTTCAAGGCCGACCAGCGCTTCGACGACGTGGTGCGGCTGCTGTACTCGGAGAGCGTGCAGGCGGGCCCCGCGTACACGGCGGCGAGTGCCGCCCTGGGCGGGCAGCGGGACCGGATCCGCCGCGCCATCCTGGCGTTCCGTCAGCTCCGCTGCATCAACGCCAGCGAGGACGCGGCCGGCTTCCTGCGCGACGGGGAGACCGAGGGCGCCCTTCTGGTCACCCACGCGATGCTGCTGGAGGCGATCGAGCTCTACCTGGCCGGCTGCGGCGACCTCTACCTCGGGCCGAAGTGGATCTGGCAGAAGCTGGCGCGCTCGGGCGGCGGCCTCGTCCCGCAGGAGCGGCTGCGGGCCCTGCTCCACCACGTCCCCGAAGACCCGCGCCGCCAGGCGGAGTTCGTGCGTGCGCGGCTGCGGGCCGTGCAGGCGCTGATGCTGGCGGCGCTGGTGCGCGGCTGGGACACGCCCGACGCCGCCGACTGGCCGCACTGGGGCACCGACGAGGCGCAGGTCCATCGCAATCACGAGTGGCTCCCGCTGCGGATGGACGACGGGACCTTCCTGATCTACATCGACGAGCGCCAGCTGAAGGCCTCCACCGACGCGCTGACCCTGTGGGGCGCGTGCGACGGCAGCCGCCCGATGGCCGAGGTGGCGGCCGAGTACGCCGCGGCGCAGGGGCTGGCCCCCGACGCCGAGGCGAAGGAGGCC